In Psychrobacter ciconiae, the following are encoded in one genomic region:
- a CDS encoding lipoate--protein ligase translates to MKLRILTSAITNPWFNLATEDWIFNTLGATDKDPNTHTLFLWRNSETVVIGRSQNPWVECKLDNMAADSVFLARRQSGGGAVFHDLGNTNFTFLSPKTGYNQDANFAIIINALKSFGIEAALSGRNDIQVGARKISGSAFKHTSDRSFHHGTLLVDANMQKLGDYLNPHPLKLKAKGIKSVRARVANLTEFNPSINHDSLSTAIIEAFCDYYGQAVMPEALDEASLLQEPMLNSYYEQMADWDWRFGKTPNFSHHIETRFDWGIIDLHLDVNQATITEVVIFSDALNVGLIDALKDALTGVKYSKDAIRSAFNALKNAQPEMVAQVTDVKDWVLGEMGLT, encoded by the coding sequence ATGAAACTGCGAATTTTAACCTCCGCCATCACCAACCCTTGGTTTAACCTTGCCACTGAAGATTGGATTTTTAATACCCTTGGCGCGACTGATAAAGACCCCAACACGCATACGCTATTTTTGTGGCGAAACTCTGAAACGGTGGTCATTGGGCGCTCGCAAAATCCATGGGTCGAGTGCAAATTGGATAATATGGCAGCGGACAGCGTGTTTTTGGCAAGGCGGCAAAGCGGTGGCGGCGCGGTATTTCATGATTTAGGCAATACCAACTTTACTTTTTTATCACCAAAAACGGGATACAACCAAGACGCTAATTTTGCCATTATTATTAACGCTTTAAAAAGCTTTGGCATTGAGGCGGCGCTGTCTGGTCGCAACGACATACAAGTGGGCGCGCGTAAAATCTCCGGAAGCGCCTTTAAACATACCAGCGATCGCAGCTTTCATCATGGCACGCTCTTGGTCGATGCCAACATGCAAAAGCTTGGCGATTATCTCAATCCGCATCCCTTAAAACTTAAAGCCAAAGGCATCAAATCGGTTCGGGCGCGCGTGGCAAACCTGACCGAGTTTAATCCAAGCATCAATCACGATAGCTTATCGACCGCAATTATCGAGGCGTTTTGCGACTATTATGGGCAGGCGGTGATGCCCGAAGCCCTTGATGAAGCCAGCCTTTTGCAAGAGCCGATGCTCAATAGCTATTATGAGCAAATGGCGGATTGGGATTGGCGCTTTGGTAAGACGCCTAACTTTAGTCACCATATCGAGACGCGATTTGATTGGGGCATTATCGATCTACATTTGGATGTCAATCAGGCAACGATTACCGAAGTTGTCATATTTTCGGACGCGCTGAACGTCGGCTTGATTGACGCGCTAAAAGACGCTTTGACCGGAGTTAAATATAGTAAAGACGCTATCCGCTCGGCGTTTAACGCGCTTAAAAATGCGCAACCGGAAATGGTGGCGCAAGTGACGGATGTTAAGGATTGGGTTTTGGGGGAGATGGGATTAACTTAG
- a CDS encoding outer membrane beta-barrel protein, whose product MDISQKLLLALVAGCFMSVGAQAAISYSNSQPYVGAKIGQFMVDDNDFDDSTAFGVYAGYNFTPEFGMEVEYVGSSEESYNVSGVNIDYDFKTYGIYGTYRYVFPNTALYSQIDLKML is encoded by the coding sequence ATGGATATTTCACAAAAATTATTATTAGCTTTAGTAGCTGGGTGTTTCATGAGTGTTGGTGCGCAAGCAGCTATTTCTTATAGTAATAGTCAACCCTATGTTGGTGCTAAAATTGGTCAATTCATGGTTGATGATAACGATTTCGATGATTCTACTGCATTTGGTGTTTATGCAGGCTACAACTTCACACCAGAATTTGGTATGGAGGTAGAATATGTAGGTTCGTCTGAAGAAAGTTACAACGTTAGCGGTGTTAACATTGACTACGATTTTAAAACGTATGGTATCTATGGCACGTATCGCTATGTATTTCCTAACACTGCTTTATATAGCCAAATCGACCTAAAAATGTTATAA
- a CDS encoding BaiN/RdsA family NAD(P)/FAD-dependent oxidoreductase produces MTAINTSDFDFDVIIIGAGASGLYCAFHAAQKGRRVVVLDHANKAGKKILMSGGGRCNFTNYFVEPEHFIGANPHFCKSALGRYPSWEFIARVDAHGIPYHEREHGQLFCDDSAKDIVTMLLNECQNAGAIVQLNTQITQISALNSSQKSETYCQFKLTTQKVNKKNHDQTIAQTYRCKSLVIATGGLSIPTMGATGFGFEAAAQFGHTILPTSAGLVPFTFTDKTGELISSLSGISLPVIASNSKIFFKLPLLFTHRGLSGPAMLQLSNYWHIGETITINLAPEVDVTPRLLAKKAANPKLRLRTVLFEDLGDTKLPKKLILAFQEQFWQDIKDTEIANIKDDRLIQIGALFNAWQLKPSGTEGYRTAEVTRGGVNTDEVSSKTMESRLQPNLYFIGEVLDVTGHLGGYNFQWAWASGFACAQAL; encoded by the coding sequence ATGACCGCCATCAACACCTCAGACTTTGATTTTGACGTTATCATCATCGGCGCCGGCGCATCAGGGCTATATTGCGCCTTTCACGCGGCCCAAAAAGGTCGGCGCGTTGTGGTACTGGATCATGCCAACAAAGCCGGTAAAAAAATCCTCATGTCCGGTGGTGGTCGCTGCAACTTTACCAACTATTTTGTTGAGCCTGAGCATTTTATCGGGGCTAACCCGCATTTTTGTAAATCGGCGCTAGGTCGCTATCCAAGTTGGGAGTTTATCGCTCGGGTTGACGCTCACGGCATCCCCTACCACGAGCGCGAGCATGGTCAGCTGTTTTGTGATGACTCAGCAAAAGACATCGTCACCATGCTCCTAAACGAGTGCCAAAACGCCGGCGCCATCGTTCAACTCAATACCCAAATCACCCAAATTAGCGCCCTCAATTCTTCCCAAAAAAGTGAGACCTATTGCCAATTTAAGCTTACCACCCAAAAAGTAAATAAAAAAAACCACGACCAAACTATAGCGCAAACTTATCGCTGCAAATCGCTGGTGATTGCCACCGGCGGGCTGTCTATCCCAACGATGGGCGCAACCGGCTTTGGCTTTGAGGCGGCAGCTCAGTTTGGGCACACGATTTTGCCAACCTCGGCAGGGCTTGTGCCGTTTACCTTTACCGACAAAACAGGCGAGCTTATCAGCAGCTTATCAGGAATTAGCCTGCCTGTGATCGCCAGTAATTCTAAAATCTTCTTTAAATTGCCGCTGTTATTCACCCATCGTGGACTGTCGGGACCTGCAATGCTGCAACTGTCCAATTATTGGCACATTGGCGAAACCATTACCATCAATTTAGCGCCAGAAGTGGATGTAACGCCGCGACTACTAGCAAAAAAAGCGGCAAATCCCAAACTGCGACTGCGAACGGTTTTGTTTGAAGATTTAGGCGACACCAAGTTGCCAAAAAAGCTTATTTTGGCGTTTCAAGAGCAGTTTTGGCAAGATATCAAAGACACGGAAATTGCCAATATTAAAGATGATCGCCTCATTCAAATCGGCGCGCTATTTAACGCTTGGCAGCTCAAACCGTCGGGAACAGAAGGCTACCGCACCGCTGAGGTCACGCGCGGCGGCGTCAATACCGATGAGGTCTCCTCAAAAACCATGGAAAGCCGATTGCAGCCGAACCTGTATTTTATCGGTGAGGTTCTTGATGTGACCGGTCATTTGGGTGGCTATAACTTTCAATGGGCTTGGGCAAGTGGCTTTGCTTGTGCTCAGGCATTATAG
- a CDS encoding pirin family protein produces MRPIKKIHSDRPQHWVGDGFLVQTVINHLQEDPEFNYQHTDPFLLLDFGTPTEFAPNPNFDSAPHGIGKHPHKGFETVTVAYHGAVSHKDSSGGAGTIYAGDVQWMTAGRGIVHEEFHAPEFGKTGGIFSMAQLWVNLPNAHKGAAPNYQAIKRAEIPALPILDLGSGRQIGQLGLIAGQVDEQLGAAKTFTPINVWDIELTDKGTAQLSVANQHTLLLLIQEGQVMINDEVASAGQLIEFEAATPMSSKDRETFGRLCIQAPKSGARILLLSGKPIGEPIAAHGPFVMTTADELKQAFSDYRRGHFG; encoded by the coding sequence ATGCGCCCTATCAAAAAGATTCACAGCGACCGCCCGCAGCATTGGGTTGGCGATGGCTTTTTGGTACAAACGGTCATCAATCATTTGCAAGAAGACCCTGAATTTAATTATCAGCATACCGATCCGTTTTTATTGCTCGATTTTGGGACGCCAACCGAGTTTGCCCCCAATCCCAATTTTGACAGCGCCCCGCACGGTATCGGCAAGCACCCGCATAAAGGCTTTGAGACAGTGACGGTCGCCTATCATGGCGCGGTCAGCCACAAAGACTCCTCAGGCGGGGCGGGGACAATTTACGCAGGCGACGTTCAGTGGATGACCGCCGGTCGCGGCATCGTTCATGAGGAGTTCCACGCGCCCGAATTTGGCAAAACCGGTGGCATTTTTAGTATGGCTCAGCTTTGGGTCAATTTGCCAAATGCCCATAAAGGCGCAGCCCCTAACTACCAAGCCATCAAACGTGCTGAGATTCCTGCGTTGCCCATCCTTGATTTGGGCAGTGGTCGGCAAATCGGTCAGCTTGGGCTGATAGCTGGGCAAGTTGATGAGCAGTTGGGCGCGGCAAAGACGTTTACCCCAATCAATGTTTGGGATATCGAGCTGACGGATAAAGGCACGGCGCAGTTGAGCGTTGCCAATCAGCATACGCTGCTTTTGCTCATTCAAGAAGGTCAGGTGATGATCAACGATGAGGTAGCAAGCGCCGGACAACTGATTGAGTTTGAGGCGGCAACCCCAATGAGCAGTAAAGACCGCGAAACGTTTGGTCGACTTTGTATTCAAGCACCAAAATCAGGGGCGCGGATTTTATTATTAAGCGGAAAGCCCATTGGTGAGCCGATTGCCGCTCATGGACCTTTTGTCATGACCACTGCCGATGAGCTAAAACAAGCGTTTAGCGACTATCGGCGCGGTCACTTCGGCTAG
- a CDS encoding IS630 transposase-related protein, producing the protein MTYSLDFRKQVLKSLANGMTFAEAAVFYDISPTTIQKWKKRLHSKTTRNVTARKITDEALRKDVEDYPDSYHYERATRLNCSASGICEALKRLGISKKKDLRTPKRLPDKKS; encoded by the coding sequence ATGACCTATTCCTTAGACTTTCGCAAACAAGTGCTTAAAAGCTTAGCTAACGGCATGACCTTTGCTGAAGCTGCCGTATTTTATGACATCAGCCCGACCACCATTCAAAAGTGGAAGAAGCGGCTTCACAGCAAAACTACTCGCAATGTCACGGCACGAAAGATAACTGATGAGGCATTGCGTAAAGACGTTGAAGACTATCCCGACAGCTATCATTACGAACGTGCTACGCGCTTGAACTGCAGTGCCTCAGGGATTTGTGAGGCGTTAAAGCGCTTGGGAATCAGCAAAAAAAAAGACCTTAGAACACCCAAACGCTTGCCCGATAAAAAGAGCTGA
- a CDS encoding DUF2846 domain-containing protein: MLKRLFFIMTLSGLFVGCATVPTEQIQVANAMKQFKSPSSDNAGLYIYRNASVLGAALKKDVWIDDKCVGETARGTFFYEEVLGNMEHKVSTESEFSPNDLIIQTQAGQNYFIKQYMKPGVFVGGAGLKLVTEAEGKQAISDLKLGIKGNCSK, from the coding sequence ATGTTAAAAAGATTGTTTTTCATAATGACTTTATCAGGGTTATTTGTTGGCTGTGCTACTGTACCGACAGAACAAATTCAAGTAGCTAACGCTATGAAACAGTTTAAGTCGCCTTCATCTGATAATGCAGGCTTATATATCTATCGAAATGCCAGTGTGCTTGGTGCCGCATTAAAGAAAGATGTATGGATAGATGATAAATGCGTTGGTGAGACTGCAAGAGGAACCTTTTTCTATGAAGAAGTTTTAGGGAATATGGAACATAAAGTCTCAACTGAATCTGAATTCTCACCTAATGACTTAATTATTCAAACTCAAGCGGGACAAAACTATTTTATCAAACAATATATGAAGCCAGGTGTATTTGTCGGTGGCGCAGGTCTCAAACTAGTTACTGAAGCGGAAGGAAAGCAAGCTATTAGCGACTTGAAACTAGGAATCAAAGGAAACTGTAGTAAGTAG
- the acs gene encoding acetate--CoA ligase, which translates to MTQKVFPIPEPFLQAANTRAEQYAQDYARSIASSEDRDAFWQERSKLIDWVKEPTIISNVNYDLDDFRIKWFEDGKLNISVNCLDRHVKTQPYKPAIIWEGDHPSLHKIISFKELHSDVCRLGNAMRKLGVKKGDRVTLYMPMIPEAMVAMLACARIGAIHSVVFGGFSAESLGSRIIDSQAKLVITADEGLRGGKRTPLKVNVDRALDMDGTDSVEKVVVVHRTGTAVPMSGRRDVWYHSLVEAESEWCEPEIMDAEDPLFLLYTSGSTGKPKGVLHTTGGYITYALSTFRDVFDIKDDDVFWCTADVGWVTGHTYATYAPLANGTTTVMFEGVPQFPTWSRVGHIIDKHAISVLYTAPTAIRAMMKEGDAFVRESKRSSLRLLGTVGEPINPEAWDWYYHVVGGGRCPIVDTWWQTETGGILMAPIPGATGLKPGAAMNPLYGIEPEIVDTDNAILEGPAAGNLIIGNGWPGQMRTIYNDHQRFMKTYFSTYPGYYFTGDGAQRDEDGHYWITGRVDDVLNVSGHRLGTAEIESAIVAHPATAEAAVVGMPHDIRGEGVCAFVILRAGEEPSEHLKAALNRHVRAEIGPIANLDAIYIVDALPKTRSGKIMRRILRNLAAGQFVGLGDLSTLADSTVINTLIDAVKAERKANR; encoded by the coding sequence ATGACGCAAAAAGTTTTCCCCATTCCTGAGCCATTTTTGCAAGCAGCAAACACCAGAGCTGAGCAGTACGCCCAAGACTACGCGCGCTCGATTGCCTCAAGTGAGGATCGTGATGCCTTTTGGCAGGAGCGCTCAAAGCTGATTGATTGGGTAAAAGAGCCGACCATTATCAGCAACGTCAACTATGATTTGGACGATTTTCGCATCAAGTGGTTTGAAGATGGCAAATTAAATATTTCGGTAAACTGCCTTGACCGCCATGTCAAAACCCAACCTTATAAACCTGCCATCATTTGGGAGGGCGACCACCCGTCACTTCATAAAATCATTTCCTTTAAAGAGCTGCATAGCGATGTTTGCCGCTTAGGAAATGCCATGCGCAAGCTTGGGGTCAAAAAAGGCGACAGAGTGACGCTATATATGCCGATGATTCCAGAAGCTATGGTGGCAATGCTGGCTTGCGCGCGCATCGGGGCGATTCATTCGGTGGTGTTTGGTGGCTTTTCAGCCGAAAGCCTTGGCAGCCGGATTATTGACAGTCAGGCGAAGCTTGTGATTACCGCCGATGAGGGGCTTCGCGGCGGCAAGCGAACGCCGCTGAAAGTCAATGTCGACCGCGCCCTTGATATGGATGGCACGGACAGCGTCGAAAAAGTGGTCGTGGTTCATCGAACCGGAACGGCTGTACCGATGAGTGGTCGGCGCGATGTTTGGTATCATAGTTTAGTTGAAGCCGAAAGCGAGTGGTGCGAGCCTGAGATTATGGACGCTGAAGACCCGTTGTTTTTACTTTACACGTCAGGGTCAACGGGCAAGCCAAAAGGTGTGCTGCACACCACAGGCGGCTATATCACTTATGCGCTGTCGACCTTTCGCGATGTGTTTGATATTAAAGACGATGATGTCTTTTGGTGTACCGCCGATGTGGGCTGGGTGACAGGACATACGTATGCCACCTACGCGCCGCTTGCTAATGGCACCACCACGGTGATGTTTGAAGGTGTGCCACAGTTTCCAACGTGGTCGCGCGTGGGGCATATTATTGACAAACACGCCATCAGCGTACTTTATACCGCGCCGACCGCCATTCGGGCGATGATGAAAGAAGGCGATGCCTTTGTCCGCGAGTCCAAGCGCTCAAGCTTACGACTGCTAGGAACGGTTGGCGAGCCCATCAACCCTGAAGCTTGGGACTGGTACTATCACGTGGTCGGCGGCGGTCGCTGTCCGATCGTTGATACGTGGTGGCAAACAGAAACCGGCGGGATTTTAATGGCGCCGATTCCGGGGGCAACAGGCTTAAAACCAGGGGCGGCAATGAACCCTTTATATGGTATCGAACCTGAAATCGTCGATACCGACAACGCCATCCTTGAAGGTCCTGCTGCCGGAAACCTTATCATTGGCAATGGCTGGCCGGGGCAAATGCGAACCATTTATAACGACCATCAGCGCTTTATGAAAACTTACTTTAGCACGTATCCGGGTTATTATTTCACCGGCGATGGCGCTCAGCGCGATGAAGATGGTCATTACTGGATTACCGGTCGCGTTGATGATGTATTAAACGTCTCAGGTCACAGACTTGGCACAGCAGAGATTGAAAGCGCCATCGTTGCCCATCCGGCAACGGCAGAAGCCGCCGTCGTTGGTATGCCGCATGACATTCGCGGTGAAGGCGTCTGCGCGTTTGTGATTTTGAGGGCAGGCGAGGAGCCCTCGGAGCACTTAAAAGCGGCGCTTAATCGGCACGTTCGTGCAGAAATCGGTCCTATTGCTAACCTTGATGCCATTTACATCGTCGATGCGTTGCCAAAAACCCGCTCTGGCAAAATCATGCGCCGGATTTTGCGCAACCTTGCCGCCGGTCAATTTGTCGGTCTTGGCGATTTGTCCACCCTTGCCGACAGTACGGTAATCAATACCTTGATTGACGCGGTAAAAGCAGAACGCAAAGCCAACCGCTAA
- a CDS encoding MgtC/SapB family protein, translating into MLDFDLNLKLMMYHFLQLGIAFLLSLPIALNREMKDNGAGLRTFPLVAIACCAFMLVGRDIYDPAAEARIMYAVITGMGFIGGGAIFKTEAGSQGTATAASLWNTGAIGITVAYGRYEIAIILSIVGFIILQFSEPFKVKVKPNDFRKNNESKKDNL; encoded by the coding sequence ATGCTTGATTTTGATTTGAACTTAAAGCTGATGATGTACCATTTTTTGCAGCTTGGTATTGCGTTTTTGTTGTCGCTGCCGATCGCGCTAAACCGCGAGATGAAAGATAACGGCGCGGGGCTGCGAACCTTTCCTTTGGTGGCCATTGCTTGCTGCGCGTTTATGCTTGTCGGTCGCGATATTTACGATCCTGCGGCTGAGGCGCGGATCATGTACGCGGTCATCACCGGAATGGGCTTTATTGGCGGCGGGGCGATTTTTAAAACTGAGGCGGGCTCACAAGGCACAGCAACCGCCGCCAGCCTTTGGAACACAGGCGCTATCGGCATTACGGTCGCCTATGGTCGCTATGAAATCGCCATTATTTTATCCATCGTTGGCTTTATCATTTTGCAGTTTTCTGAGCCATTTAAGGTCAAAGTGAAACCAAACGACTTTCGTAAAAATAATGAGAGCAAAAAAGACAACCTATGA
- a CDS encoding HAD family hydrolase encodes MNLALFDFDGTISTCDTFTPFIKKVVPRAKLRLGYLLLLPSILAYRAGVLSGSAIRQQVVFFGLKGISKTHLDKLGKAHADTFLNRVIRPQALARIRWHLNSGDRVIVVLASLDSYLKPWCERLGVELICNELAAKGDILTGKYDGGDCSGSEKARRVQALVNLEDYSTVYAYGDTVEDNELLAIADEKYFQWQKIAA; translated from the coding sequence TTGAACCTTGCCTTATTCGATTTTGACGGTACGATTAGCACTTGCGATACCTTTACCCCATTTATAAAAAAAGTCGTTCCTCGTGCCAAACTGCGATTGGGCTACTTATTATTGCTGCCGTCTATTTTAGCGTACCGTGCAGGCGTGTTGTCAGGGTCAGCAATCCGCCAGCAGGTGGTCTTTTTTGGATTAAAAGGCATTTCAAAAACCCATTTAGATAAGCTTGGAAAAGCTCATGCTGATACTTTTTTAAATCGTGTGATTAGACCACAAGCATTAGCGCGTATACGTTGGCATCTTAATTCAGGCGATAGGGTCATTGTGGTGTTAGCATCACTGGACAGTTATTTAAAGCCGTGGTGTGAGCGGTTGGGGGTTGAGCTGATTTGTAATGAGCTTGCGGCAAAGGGTGATATTTTGACGGGAAAATATGACGGCGGCGACTGTTCAGGGAGTGAAAAAGCGCGCCGCGTTCAGGCTCTGGTCAACCTTGAGGATTACTCAACCGTTTACGCTTATGGCGACACGGTGGAAGACAATGAACTGCTGGCAATCGCCGATGAAAAATATTTTCAATGGCAAAAAATAGCGGCTTAA
- a CDS encoding NADPH-dependent 2,4-dienoyl-CoA reductase has product MMIVSPKASPETRLDDNNSQATTDAKPFFQKSLDASPYPHLFTPLDLGFTTLKNRVVMGSMHTGLEDRFYNYGKLAAYFAERAKGGVAMMITGGISPNREGWLLPAGGTMNSKLDVINHQRVTRAVHKFDSKIIMQILHSGRYGYHPFVVSASAIKSPISPFKPRKMSIKNIEQTIDDFARAAKLAKQAGYDGVEIMGSEGYLLNQFLSRHVNKRDDEFGGDIFGRMKLAVEVVKAVRAAVGVDFIILFRLSMIDLVKDGNTMDEVIATAKALEAAGVTILNTGIGWHEARVPTIVTSVPRAAFTDFTAAVKNAVNIPVMAANRINMPETAEQILIEGQADLIQMARPFLADPNWVNKAQQGEAHRINTCIACNQACLDHTFENKRSTCLVNPQACYETELVYKPTKRPKKVAVVGGGVAGMSAAHVAALRGHDVTLFEARDSLGGQFNYAKVIPGKEEFFETIRYFINELASLNVDIQLNTTVDKAMLNDSGFDHVIVATGVVPRSLKDTLEGAELPQVMSYAELLSGQKAVGGTVAVIGAGGIGFDVSEYLTTRHAKPLNEIGAKQLNDPSYRPQAQSVASWREEWGVTCDPDYQSAGGLVTPDAITPARQVYLIQRSKGRLGRGLNKTSGWVHRAHIKSHGVIQVSGVHYEKITNEGLWITNAQGQSQLLRVDSIVVCAGQESVADLMPNVGDAPSAQYHLIGGAKLAAELDAKRAIRDGAEVAAGI; this is encoded by the coding sequence ATGATGATTGTCAGCCCAAAAGCCAGTCCAGAGACTAGATTAGACGACAACAACAGCCAAGCGACCACCGACGCTAAGCCTTTTTTTCAAAAGTCGCTAGACGCATCGCCTTATCCGCACCTGTTCACGCCGCTTGATTTGGGATTTACTACCTTAAAAAATCGCGTGGTCATGGGGTCGATGCACACGGGACTTGAGGACAGATTTTACAACTATGGCAAGCTTGCCGCGTATTTTGCTGAGCGCGCGAAGGGTGGCGTGGCGATGATGATTACTGGCGGCATCTCGCCCAATCGCGAGGGTTGGCTACTACCGGCTGGCGGGACGATGAACTCCAAGCTTGATGTCATCAACCATCAGCGCGTCACTCGAGCGGTGCATAAGTTTGACAGCAAAATCATTATGCAAATCCTGCACAGTGGTCGCTACGGTTATCATCCATTTGTGGTGTCGGCAAGTGCGATTAAATCGCCAATATCGCCGTTTAAACCACGCAAAATGAGCATCAAAAATATTGAGCAAACCATTGACGATTTCGCTCGCGCGGCAAAACTTGCCAAACAAGCCGGCTACGATGGCGTTGAAATCATGGGGTCAGAAGGCTATTTGCTCAATCAGTTTTTATCGCGCCATGTCAATAAACGCGATGACGAGTTCGGCGGCGATATTTTTGGGCGAATGAAACTTGCCGTTGAGGTGGTGAAAGCTGTTCGCGCGGCGGTCGGTGTTGATTTTATTATTTTATTTCGCTTATCGATGATTGATTTAGTAAAAGACGGCAACACCATGGACGAGGTTATCGCCACTGCCAAAGCGTTGGAAGCGGCAGGGGTCACCATTTTAAATACCGGCATCGGCTGGCATGAAGCTCGCGTGCCGACCATTGTCACCAGCGTCCCGCGAGCGGCGTTTACTGACTTTACCGCCGCGGTCAAAAACGCGGTTAATATTCCCGTGATGGCAGCCAACCGAATCAATATGCCGGAAACCGCCGAGCAGATTTTGATAGAGGGGCAAGCTGACTTAATCCAAATGGCAAGACCATTTTTGGCAGACCCAAACTGGGTGAATAAAGCGCAACAAGGCGAGGCGCACCGGATTAACACCTGCATCGCTTGTAACCAAGCTTGCCTTGACCATACCTTTGAGAATAAACGCTCAACGTGCTTGGTCAACCCGCAAGCGTGCTATGAAACCGAGTTGGTTTATAAACCAACCAAACGCCCTAAAAAAGTTGCCGTTGTCGGCGGCGGCGTTGCCGGAATGTCAGCGGCGCATGTGGCAGCGCTTCGCGGTCATGACGTTACTTTATTTGAAGCTCGCGACAGCTTGGGCGGTCAGTTTAACTATGCCAAAGTCATCCCCGGAAAAGAGGAGTTTTTTGAAACGATTCGCTACTTTATCAATGAGCTTGCAAGCCTAAACGTCGATATTCAGCTCAATACCACCGTTGATAAAGCCATGCTAAATGACAGTGGCTTTGATCATGTGATTGTCGCCACCGGCGTTGTCCCAAGAAGCCTAAAAGACACGCTTGAAGGCGCAGAATTGCCGCAAGTGATGAGCTATGCCGAGCTGTTATCCGGTCAAAAAGCGGTCGGCGGTACCGTCGCGGTCATCGGCGCAGGCGGGATTGGCTTTGATGTTAGCGAATATTTGACCACGCGTCACGCCAAGCCCTTAAACGAAATCGGCGCAAAACAGCTGAACGACCCAAGCTATCGCCCCCAAGCGCAATCGGTTGCCAGTTGGCGCGAGGAGTGGGGCGTGACCTGCGACCCCGACTATCAAAGCGCGGGCGGTCTTGTTACGCCGGATGCTATCACTCCTGCGCGGCAAGTTTACCTGATTCAGCGCAGCAAAGGTCGGCTTGGTCGCGGATTGAACAAAACCTCCGGCTGGGTGCATCGCGCTCACATCAAGTCGCATGGCGTGATTCAAGTATCAGGCGTTCACTACGAAAAAATCACCAATGAGGGGCTTTGGATCACCAACGCTCAAGGTCAAAGCCAGCTGCTTCGTGTCGACAGTATCGTGGTTTGCGCCGGTCAAGAGTCGGTTGCCGACCTTATGCCCAATGTCGGCGACGCCCCAAGCGCTCAGTATCACTTAATCGGCGGGGCAAAACTTGCGGCGGAGCTTGACGCCAAACGCGCAATTAGGGATGGGGCGGAGGTCGCGGCGGGGATTTAG
- the pgsA gene encoding CDP-diacylglycerol--glycerol-3-phosphate 3-phosphatidyltransferase: protein MTESSPLPEAAQQDSSIFNLPNNLTIARIMMIPLFVAIAYWPPALGINVPAISDNVIASVGMSEFSDSLLRHLLLTGVFILAAITDWLDGYFARKLNVSSAFGRFLDPVADKLMVAAALIILVQWHSNIIMAIAAIVIISREIAVSALREWMAELGARTSVAVSYVGKLKTTFQMIAITVLLLNWESLELIGYGLMVAAVVLTLWSMFIYLKAAWPYLKQSG, encoded by the coding sequence ATGACCGAAAGCTCGCCCTTGCCTGAGGCCGCTCAGCAAGACTCAAGTATTTTTAATTTGCCAAATAATCTGACCATCGCGCGGATCATGATGATTCCGCTGTTTGTTGCCATTGCCTATTGGCCGCCGGCGCTTGGGATTAACGTCCCTGCCATTTCGGACAACGTCATTGCAAGCGTTGGCATGAGCGAGTTTAGCGACAGCTTACTGCGCCATTTGCTCTTGACCGGCGTGTTTATTTTAGCAGCGATTACCGATTGGCTCGATGGCTATTTTGCGCGAAAGCTCAATGTCAGCTCTGCCTTTGGGCGCTTTTTAGACCCTGTTGCTGACAAATTGATGGTGGCCGCTGCGCTGATTATCTTGGTTCAATGGCACTCAAACATCATTATGGCGATTGCAGCGATTGTGATAATCTCGCGTGAGATTGCGGTGTCGGCGCTTCGTGAGTGGATGGCAGAGCTTGGCGCTCGCACCAGCGTTGCCGTGTCTTATGTTGGCAAACTCAAAACCACTTTTCAGATGATTGCCATCACCGTCCTGCTGCTCAATTGGGAGTCGCTTGAACTCATTGGTTATGGTTTGATGGTTGCAGCGGTGGTGCTCACGCTTTGGTCGATGTTTATTTATTTAAAAGCCGCTTGGCCGTATTTGAAGCAAAGCGGTTAG